In Veillonellales bacterium, the DNA window AATTTTGGGTGTTAAACTGCATCTGTCCGGTGGCGCTTCCTGTTGATCAAATAAGACAATATGGTGTTATCATGCCAAGTTAGGAGTGAATGTAAAATCGCTTAAAATGTTTCAAATTTAATGGCGCAGAAGTCAGTATAAAATAGGTTCTATATCGCATATCCTTTTGTAGTGCTGTTATGGGGATGTGTGTGGGATGAAGAGCTTATTTTTTAAAAAAAACCGGCTTCTTTTGTCGGTGGTATCGGTGGTATTAATCAGTCTCATGGCGGGAATGATTGCATTTAACAAGTGGGATGAGATGAACCTCGCGGCTATTCCCAACCAGCCGGTGAAAGCGCCGACCGGAAGGATTTCTATTGTAATTAAGATTCCCTCTCGCAGCTTAGAAATCCACGAGGACAATAAGGTGTATAAACGATACCGGATTGCTGCCGGCAAAAGCGACACTCCGTCACCGACCGGTGAATGGGTAATCGTTTGGAAATCTTATCGGCCCGGTGATGTTTTTGGTACTCGGTTTCTTGCCCTCAACGTTCCCTGGGGCGGTTACGGTATTCACGGAACGAATCAGCCCTGGAGTATTGGCTGTTATGCCAGCCAAGGTTGTATTCGAATGCGTAATCAAGATGTTGAGGAGCTTTACGAGTGGGTTCCGGTTGGTACTCCCGTACGTATTGAAGATCGTGATGTTCCGATTCAGCGTAAATTAAAGCGGGCGTTGATGGGCCCTGATGTTGTAAAGCTGCAACTGAGACTCAGAGAACTGGGATATTTGGAAGGAAGGGCCGACGGCTTTTTTAATCAGGATACTGAGATTGCCGTTAAACGATTTCAGTATGATAAGGGGATTAAGAGCTCGGGCATGGTCGATAAACAGACACTGGGCCTGTTAGGGTTTTAAGTTTTATTCTACTAGCAGTCGAGATGCTTGGTACGAATAAAGAGCAATAATGAACATAAAATCCATGATACTGTATACTTTTGTCACACAACAGGAAACATCTTTCTTTTGTCGAAGAATGCAGTAAAACAGCAAAGGGAGATGGAGATAATGCTTGGTATTAAGAAATGTCCCAAATGCGGCAAGATAATGGATAAAGTAATTGGCATTGAAACTGGAATAATTGATAGCCCGAGGGTTGAAAATTGGCATTGCCCGCATTGCCTGTATGATGAATCGAAAGATTTCTGGGAGTCTCAGATAGAAAAAAATTATAGAAGATGATAGTATTTAAAAGTCATCCGACACCGCGAAAATAAAGGCTTTCAGGTTTTGCACCTGGAAGCTTATTTTTTATTAGCTCACCACCGCTGTTTTGAAAATGAGAAATAGGCGGTAGCATATCGAAGCTATCTATCATAAGATACCGTGTAACATACATCTCTCGAAGGAGGAATTTATATGGGATTTGGTGGTTGTGGTTTCGGTCGCGGCAACGGCAGCGGGATTATCATTATTATTATACTGATTCTGCTGTTTTGTTGTTTTGGGGATGACAGTTCTTCAACTTGTTAGTAACGCTGACTATCCGCAAAGAGCACCGCTACGAATAAAAATTTTGTAGCGGTGCTCTTCAAAATAAGCCTCTAATATGCGGGGTGTAACGTTATACTTGTCCATAAGGAAGGGTGTCAGATCACGGTAAATGATCCGGAAAAAATTTCGCTCAGCTCACCAGCGAAAGCTTGGATATGGTCGACGGTTCTGGAGATATTCGCCGTTGCTTTTGCCTGTTCTTCGGAAACGGCGGCGGCTTGCGATATTCCGTCTAGGGTAGCGCTGGCGGCGGTTTGAACTTTGCCTAAATTGTCGCTGATTTCATGAACGGCAGCGGCACTTTCTGCCGATAGCTTTTTGATTTCTTCGGCTACCACTGAAAATCCGCGGCCCTGCTCACCGGCGTGGGCAGCTTCGATCCGGGCATTGAGTGCGATGAGCTGGGTGTTAGAAAATATGTGGCGCATGGTGGTAATGATTTTATTGGTGTCTTGAATTTGTTGTGATGATTTCATGGTGTTTTGGGCAATCTGCTCGGTGGTATTGGCTAATTCCCGTGCCGAAGCCGATATTTCTTCAATGGCAGCGGCGGTTTGTTGAATTCCGTCTATCACATCCCGGACGGTTTTTTTAACTTTATCCTGTTGAAAAACTTCCTGCACTCTGGCGGCAATTATAACAGTGGCTAGTTTTGCCAAAGGAACCGTTACGGCTAGCGGGCCGGTAATTCCAAAAGTGCCAAGCCGCCGGCCGTTGAGCATGATGGGTAGACTGCAGCCTTCTTTTATGCTGGAATCCGTCGCCGCCTGCTCTTTTGTTACGAGGTACTCGTTACATTCACCGGCGCCGATTTTGACCGACCCAATATGAGTGTCACCGATTCTTGCTGTTTTATCGGAGCCGATAATGATGCCGCTGTTGTCACAAATAATAACAGAATAGCCTATTTTGTCTTGGAGGAAGGAAATGAGATTGGACGCCAGTTCAGCGGTTAAAATATCGTCGGTGTTTTTTTGCATTGCAAACCATCTCCCTGGAAGTGGTAAAGGTTGAATTTTATTTATTCTTTTAGGTATTATAGAAAAAATGAGCGCAATCCTGCATTTTAAAGAAATGTTAATCAAAACATTACAAAAGCTGATTGGCTGTCAAAGCTCAATGCCGAGCCTTTGTATGCGACGGTAAAGCGTTGTACGATTGATGCCTAATATTTTTGCTGCAGCGGTATAATTTCCCTGGGCAGCATGCAAAGCTTCGACAATTTCTCCGATTAGGCGTTTCTCTTTGGGGGTTCGTGAAGGGACATGCTGTTTTTGCGTTAGTATTTCCGACAATACGAAACGGTTAATGATACTGTTTTTGGAAGTAGCAGTAATCCTTTCTATCAGGTTACGGCATTCACGAATATTTCCCGGCCAGGAATATTTTGTGAGCAGCTGCAGCGCATCTGGGGTTAGTTTGAAAACTTTACCTGTATGGACGGCAAACTCTTCTAAAAAAGCTTCGGCATATAAGCGAATGTCCTGTTTTCTTTCTCTGAGCGGCGGCAAATCCAGCCGCAGCACATTAAGCCGGTAATATAAATCATCACGGAATTTATGCTCCGTAACTAAATTTTCTAAATCTTTATTTGTGGCGGCAATGATGCGGACATCAACCGGTGTAACCTTGTAACTCCCTAAGCGTACAACACTTTTTTCCTGCAGAACACGCAGCAATCGACCCTGATTTACATAATCCATTTCCGCCAATTCATCTAAAAAGATGGTCCCGCCGTGGGCAACCTCGAAGAGTCCCGGTTTTCCTTCTTTGTTGGCACCGGTAAAGGCGCCGCCAACGTAGCCAAACAATTCGCTTTCCAAAAGCTGCGCCGGCAGGGAAGCGCAGTTGATGGCGACAAAAGGTCCTTTAGCGCGGCTGCTTTCATTATGGATGCTTTGGGCAAAAACTTCTTTGCCTGTTCCTGTTTCTCCCAGAATAAGTACGCTGGAGTTTGTAGCGGCAAAATCTTTGGCGGTTTCAATTGTTTTAATGATGGCGGAACTTTGACCAATGATATTTTCAAAATGGAATTTAGCCACATGGCCGCGGGCATAAATCTCTTTGCGTATCGTGGCCTCCATTTGCTGGATGCCTCGAATTTCATGCATAGTAATGACTGCGCCGAAAGAATTATTATTAATTGTAATGGGAACGCTGGTATACATGACCTTATTTCCGTTTATTTCCACAATACGGTGCAAGGTATTTTCCTTTTTTGCCGCGGCTGGCTTTAAGTCCAGCTGCGGCAAAATTTGCTTGATGGAATAGCCTAAAGCATTTGTTTTATTTATTTTGGTGAGTTGCTGTGCAACCGGATTGAACGCGGTAATTTTTTGATTTTTATCTACGGTAATCATGCCTTGGTTGGTATGATCCAATATCGTATTTAAAAATCCATGTTTTGCCGATTCATTTTCCAATGCTGCCTGGATATGTACCGCCTCCTGCGCTGCCTGCAAAATGCTTTCGCTGCCGATTTTTAATAAGGAACAGGGGATGTTGTGCTGTTTGGCGGCTGTGACGGCCAGGACACCGCCTAAAATGACTTCGGCACCGTTGGCGGCCGCTTCCAAAATTGGTTCTTCGTAATTTTGACCGTATTTTGTAAAATAACGTTCAATGTGGACATCTAATTCTTCCGCTAAAAAATCAATGCCCAAAACCATATCGGAATGTGCAACAACCGCAATTTTTTTGCCTTGCATTTTAGCATCATTTATGGCGCGGATAATATCAAAACTCGTGATCGGGATGGTTACGACATTTATTCCTAAATCGGCTTGTTTAATGATAGTGGCAGTTACCGGTCTGGCGGCAACGATTTCAATTCCGCGGGCAATATATTTTTGTACTAAGGCGACCGCCGTTCTGGGATTTACTAAGACGACTTGTATATTAGAATAATCAGACGTAAGAATTTTTTTAACGTAAGGTATTAAATTTTCATCAGGAATTAAAAAGAGAATTTTAGTCAAGCAGCATCACTCCGCAACAAAATGCAACAAATTGCAATTAATATATGCTACAAGTATAACAGGCAAAGCTCAATCATTCAAATGTTTTAAAATTTTCTGCTTTTATAACGGCAAAATATTCAGGGGATTCAACTATTGACCGGGATTTATAAATTATTTTTTGATTTTCGTTACAATTGGCCCGAATCTTGCATGGTTATAGTAGCATGAGTAGAAATGCAGAATGCCGTCGTATGAAAGTTCTTGGTAAAGGTGCTGAGACGGCAGTACATGCTAAGCTAACACAAAGGAGGATTTTATATGGGACCCATGTCTGAAAATAAAGGGAAGTTTTCTTTGGAAGAATTCAGAAAAGATTATGGGCTGTTGCTGGCAATTATTTTTGCTGCCATTGTATGGTTTATAGGAGCACCCCAAGGACTATCGGTTCAGGGGCATAGAGCGCTGGTATTGTTTACTTTCATGTTTGTGCTGTATTTGACAGAGTCGGTGCCTCTTCCCATAGCAAGCCTGGCGGTTGTTCCTTTGGCAGTACTGGGCGGGGTTGTAAAAACGTCGGTTGCTTTGGAAGGTTTTGCTTCTACTTCAGTTTATTTAATGGTTGGTGCCTTTATTTTGGCAAATGCAATGACAAAATCAGGGCTGGCCGACCGTTTAACTTATGTGATTATGAGCTTTATAGGCACAAGTACCAAAGCGATAAGTCTGGGAATTGTTTTGGTGAATATTGTTATGGCTTTTTTAGTGCCTTCGTCTTTAGCCAGAACGGCAATTCTTTTGCCTGTATGCATGGGAATTTTTCACATCTTCGGGCAGCAAGGCAGGACAAATTTTTCTACGAGTATGCTGCTGATTCTGACAATGACCAATGCGACTATGGGAGCGGGGATTCTTACTGCAACGGTGCCTAATCCCGTTACAGTGGATTACTTAGCTAAAGTTGGCCAAACAGTTACCTATGGGCAATGGTTTATGTATGGATTTCCGCCGGCTTTGCTGATGACATTTATTACTTGGTGGTTTATCCGCCGCATATTCCCGCCGGAAATTAAAGAACTTCCCAATGGTGATGAATTTATAAAACAAAAATTGGCTGAAATGGGTCCTTTATCCTCGGTTGAAAAAAAGGCTATGTTTGTTTTTGGTTTGGTCGTGATTCTTTGGGCTACCGGCGGCTGGACTAAGATTGATCCGACTATTGCCGCTTTAACCGGTATTCTTTTGTTTTTTATTCCCAAGTTTGGCTTTATGACCTGGCCGGATGTGAATAAGCATATGTCTTGGCAGCTGATTTTTGTCGCCGGGGGTGGTATTAGTTTAGGCAATATTTTAATGAAAACAGGGGCTGCCAAATGGTTCGCCAATACAATTTTCTCTATGCTGGGGTTAGGCGGTACGGCCATTTTGTTTATGCTGGTTGTAATTATGTTTATTATTCAGTATATGCACTTGCTGTTTGTCGGCACAACGGCGATGGCAACTTCTTTTATTCCCATTGTGATGGCGATGGCCGATACGGCGGGAGTGAACCCGCTGCTGTTTACATTGCCGGCGGCGATGATTATCGGCGGCTATCCATTACTGATGTTTTATAATACTACGCCTAATATTGCTGTATATGGGACCGGTTTGCTGAAGGTGGAAGATTTTCCTAAAGTTGGTTTTGTAATTTGCCTGGTCGCAGTTATTGTATATTCTTTGTGTGCAATTACATATTGGCGCTGGCTGGGTATGTTTTAAAATATTTTAAATAAAAGCTAAGGAGTGGGTAAGATGTCTGGTGCATTAAATGGGATTCGCGTGCTTGATACTTCTACGGTAATTGCCGGGCCTTTCGGAGCGGCATTGCTGGGAGATTTCGGCGCCGATGTGATTAAGGTGGAAATGCCTGGTAAAGGTGATTCCGGACGTAATATGGGGCCGCTGTACGAGGGCAAATCGCTGCGCTGGGCAACGTTTTCCAGAAATAAAAAAAGCATTACCCTTGATCTCAGGAAAGAAGAAGGCAAGAATTTGTTTCTGAAGCTGGTGGAAAAAAGCGATATCATCATTGAGAACTTTCGGACAGGAACTTTTGACAAATGGGGTTTGGATTATGAAACGCTGAAAAAAGCCAACCCTAAAATCATTGTAATTCGTGTTACCGGCTACGGTCAGACGGGTCCGAATGCACATTTGGCCGGTTTTGGCACACCTGCTACCGCTTTTTCCGGGTTAACCTATATGACCGGTTATCCTGACAGGGCTCCGGTAAATCCGCCGATTTCGTTGTGCGATTATCTTGCCGGCCTTTACAGTGCTTTTGCTGCTTTGGTTTGCATTTATAATCGGGATAGCAACAATGGAACGGGACAGGAAGTGGATCTGAGTCTCTATGAAGGTATTTTCCGTCTGTTGGAAGGCGCAATTGCCAATTATGCTGTGGCGGGAAAGGTTACCGAAAGAAGGCCGAGCATCAGCGGTTCGGCTAGCCCTTCCGGCACTTTTAAGACCCAGGACGGTAAATGGGTAGTGCTGGTATGCAGTACCGACCGGACTTTTGAATATTTTGCCAATGGTATCGGTAGAAAGGATTTACTGCAGGACGATAGGTTTAATACGAATGGCGCCCGTGTTAAGAATAATAAGCTGGTAGAAGAGATTGTGATTGATTGGTTTAGCAAACATGATTGGAAGGAAATTAAGGCGACTTTAGATGCGGCAGGTGCACCGGTTAGTCTGGTTTACAGCATGCAGGATATTTTTGCCGATCCGCACTATGCGGCGCGTGAAGATATCATTGAAGTAAAGCATCCTGATTTTGGTACTATAAAGGTTCCGGGTGTCGTTCCTAAATTGAGTGCTACGCCGGGAGAAATCAAATGGATCGGGCCGAAACTTGGCGCTCATAACGATGATGTGTATGAAAATCTTTTGGGCTTAAGTGAAAAAGATTTGGCCGAGTTAAAGGGAAAAGGGATTATTTGATTTGGTTTAGATGAGAGAGACAAACAGCTTGTTCAATAAAGAAAGGATGATAAATATGAAAGCAAATATGGTTTGGCCGGATAAAGTCACAATTTGCGAGGTCGGGCTGCGTGACGGGTTACAGAATGAAAAAAAGTTATTCAGCGTTGAGGAAAAACTGCAGCTTTTGAATTCCGTTGTCGCATCAGGTGTTAAAGTGATTGAGGTTGGGTCTTTTGTTCATCCTAAAGCGGTGCCGGCTATGGCCGATACGGGTAAACTGGTAGAAGCTATGGAAAAGACTGATGGTGTTGAATATCGCGTATTAGTACCTAACTTAAAAGGGGTCGAACGTGCTTATGCTGCCGGGATTAAGAAGGTAAAACTCACCGTCTCCGCCAGCGAAGCCCATTGCATTAATAACTTTAATAAAAAGCCGCTGGAAATGATGGAAGCGTTTGCAAGCTGTGTTGATTTTGCTGCTAACAATAATATGGAAGTATCGGGTGCGATTTCTACTTCCTTTGGTTGTCCTTTCCAGGGGAAAGGACCGGTGCAGCAAGTGGAAAATGTTGTCCGCGGCTTTTTAAAATTGGGTATTACCGAGCTTTCCTTGTCGGACACGACCGGTATGGCCAATCCCCGTCAGGTATTTGAATTGGCCAGCCATATGATTCAAACATTTCCGCAGGTGAAGTGGGTTATGCATTTTCATAATACCCGTGATATGGCTTTGGCGAATATTGTGGCCGGTATACAGGCGGGAATTCGAGTTTTTGACAGTGCATTTGCCGGCCTTGGCGGCTGTCCTTTTGCTCCTGGTGCTTCAGGAAATGTTGCAACCGAAGATGTAATTCATATGCTGCATGAAATGGGTATTAATACCGGTATTAATCTGGAAAAGGCGATAGAAACGGCCCGTCTGGCCGAACAGATGGTGGGTCATAAGGCCGGCGGGTCCGTTCTGGTAGCCGGACGCTGCGAGGATTTAACCAAGCAGCAGGCGAAACGCCAGAACAATAAATAAACACCATTTTTCCGAGAGGGGGATTTATATGAGGGTAGATATGCTCATAAAAAATGGACGGGTTATTGATCCATCCCAAAATATCGATAAAATCCAAAATGTATTGGTTCTCAATGGAAAGATCATTGTTACCCCAAAGAATGAAGCGGTTGAGGCTTCTCAAGTAATTGATGCCGCAGGCTGTATTGTTACACCCGGACTGATTGATTTTCACAATCATATTTTTGGTAGTGGGTCTGATCTTTGCATATCAGCTGATGCTGCTCTTTTACCTTCGGGCGTAACTGCAGCAGTTGATGCCGGAAGTGCCGGAAGTGCAAACTACGAACTTTTTTTGGCAAGTATGCTTATGCAGAAAATCCGTTTTAAGAGCTTCCTCCATGTTTGTCCGACGGGATTAGGAACTACACAATTTCACGAGGTTTTAAAACCGGAATTGTGGGACAAAAATAAAATATTTGCTTTGTTCGAAAAACATAAAAACTTTTTAATTGGTCTTAAGATTCGTACCAGCAAACATATAGTAGGAAGTCTTGGTCTTGGACCGGTACAAAAAACGATTGAGATTGCCAATGAAATAGGTTGTCCGGTATGTGTGCATACCACAGATTGTCCGGCACCGGTCGAAGACTTATTAGCATTGCTGCGTCCGGGGGACATATTCTGTCATGTGTTTCATGGTACAGGAGAAACTGTGCTTAAAGACGGTAAACTTAAGGATGCTGTGAAGAAAGCAAGGGAACGCGGTATAATCTTTGACGCAGCTAACGGGTCTAACCACTTTGCATTTGCTACAGCAGAAGCGGCATTAGCGGAAGGCTTCTTTCCGGACATTATCAGTACGGACCTAACGGTAAAAACCTTATTTAAACCTCCCGTTTACAGCTTGCCTTACATTCTTGCTAAATATTTGGCATTGGGTTGCAGTTTAACCAATGTAATTTCTGCGGTTACCAATGGTCCGGCTCGTCTTATGAAAATGGAAGGTAAAATAGGTACACTTGCCCGTGGTGCTTATGCTGATATAGCAATATTTAAATTGACAGAGCAAAAAGTAACCTTTATGGATACTTTCAAACAAACTCGCCAGGGACATCAAATGCTCTTACCGCAAATGACAATAGTAAATGGTCAAATTATGTTTCGCCAGCTTAATTTTATAGTTTAGAGCGCTGCATTTTTGTGAAACAGCCGGACCATGCAACAATGATCTGCCGTTTTGCAAAGATGGTAAGTGCTATTATTAAAAAAGTAATAAAGTATGTTTCGGAGGATGCAATATGAAAACTGACAAAACAGATTATTCGGCAATGATAAAATGGGCCATATTGGCAGTCATTGTTTTTATTTTAAGTCAAATACCTGCACCAACGGGACTCAAGCAAAGCACTATGGTTATTTTAGGTATCTATGTGGCGGCTATTGCGGGGCTTATTATTCGTCCTGCCGGTGAGTCTGTCGTTTTGATTATTGTAGCTGGTTTAGGCAGTTTATTTACCAAACCTGCCAACGTGTTAAACGGGTTTTCTACAACAACAGTTTGGTTAGTTTTTATCGCCTTTTTGATTAGCATGGCATTTGTAAAAACTGGGATTGGGACTCGGATATCCTACTATTTAATTGGAAAATTCGGGCGAACGACATTGGGGTTAGGATACGTCATGGCTATTGTGGATTTAATCATTAGTCCGGCTACGCCATCGAATACAGCAAGATCGGGCGGTATTGTTTATCCGGTATTTAGGAGTATTACCGCTACCTTGGGCAGCGAACCAGGTCCTACAGGGAAAAAGATAGGTTCTTATTTTACAATGTTGCAGGGGTTAGTGAGTTTTACCACTGCCGGATTATTTATTACAGCTTGCTCGCCAAACTTGGTAACGCTTAATTTTGCAAAAAAAATTCTTGGAGCGAACATCACCTGGGCCAGTTGGGCCATGGCGATGTTAATACCGGGGCTTGTTATTCTGTTTACAGTTCCATTTTTGCTTTATAAGATTTATCCGCCCGAATTGAAAGCTGTTCCAAATGCGAAAGAGATTTCCGCACAGGGTTTACAAAAATTAGGGCCGATGAAGAAATCTGAAAAAATATTAATTATACTTTTTGTCCTGGCAATTGCCGGATGGGCCTTAGGCGATATATTAAAAGTAGATGCTACTTGTGTTGCACTTGCTTTTTTTGGGCTGGCTTTATTGTTCAAGCTATTTACGATTCAAGATGTACTAGAAAATAAAAGTGCTTGGAATACGTTGTTATGGTTTGGATTTATCGTAGGTTTG includes these proteins:
- a CDS encoding DASS family sodium-coupled anion symporter — protein: MKTDKTDYSAMIKWAILAVIVFILSQIPAPTGLKQSTMVILGIYVAAIAGLIIRPAGESVVLIIVAGLGSLFTKPANVLNGFSTTTVWLVFIAFLISMAFVKTGIGTRISYYLIGKFGRTTLGLGYVMAIVDLIISPATPSNTARSGGIVYPVFRSITATLGSEPGPTGKKIGSYFTMLQGLVSFTTAGLFITACSPNLVTLNFAKKILGANITWASWAMAMLIPGLVILFTVPFLLYKIYPPELKAVPNAKEISAQGLQKLGPMKKSEKILIILFVLAIAGWALGDILKVDATCVALAFFGLALLFKLFTIQDVLENKSAWNTLLWFGFIVGLSASLAKEKFFVWMAKFVQGYLALDTMSMVTVLAIIVGVCLLTRYLFASMGAFVTAFVPVAFTIGLAAKLPSEVLTYMVAACTAYGCALTHYGGALGPVLYGTGFVKQSTWWKIGGIYAVYNVLVYFVIGLPYWKIIGLW
- a CDS encoding hydroxymethylglutaryl-CoA lyase, which encodes MKANMVWPDKVTICEVGLRDGLQNEKKLFSVEEKLQLLNSVVASGVKVIEVGSFVHPKAVPAMADTGKLVEAMEKTDGVEYRVLVPNLKGVERAYAAGIKKVKLTVSASEAHCINNFNKKPLEMMEAFASCVDFAANNNMEVSGAISTSFGCPFQGKGPVQQVENVVRGFLKLGITELSLSDTTGMANPRQVFELASHMIQTFPQVKWVMHFHNTRDMALANIVAGIQAGIRVFDSAFAGLGGCPFAPGASGNVATEDVIHMLHEMGINTGINLEKAIETARLAEQMVGHKAGGSVLVAGRCEDLTKQQAKRQNNK
- a CDS encoding L,D-transpeptidase family protein; protein product: MKSLFFKKNRLLLSVVSVVLISLMAGMIAFNKWDEMNLAAIPNQPVKAPTGRISIVIKIPSRSLEIHEDNKVYKRYRIAAGKSDTPSPTGEWVIVWKSYRPGDVFGTRFLALNVPWGGYGIHGTNQPWSIGCYASQGCIRMRNQDVEELYEWVPVGTPVRIEDRDVPIQRKLKRALMGPDVVKLQLRLRELGYLEGRADGFFNQDTEIAVKRFQYDKGIKSSGMVDKQTLGLLGF
- a CDS encoding sigma 54-interacting transcriptional regulator, whose protein sequence is MTKILFLIPDENLIPYVKKILTSDYSNIQVVLVNPRTAVALVQKYIARGIEIVAARPVTATIIKQADLGINVVTIPITSFDIIRAINDAKMQGKKIAVVAHSDMVLGIDFLAEELDVHIERYFTKYGQNYEEPILEAAANGAEVILGGVLAVTAAKQHNIPCSLLKIGSESILQAAQEAVHIQAALENESAKHGFLNTILDHTNQGMITVDKNQKITAFNPVAQQLTKINKTNALGYSIKQILPQLDLKPAAAKKENTLHRIVEINGNKVMYTSVPITINNNSFGAVITMHEIRGIQQMEATIRKEIYARGHVAKFHFENIIGQSSAIIKTIETAKDFAATNSSVLILGETGTGKEVFAQSIHNESSRAKGPFVAINCASLPAQLLESELFGYVGGAFTGANKEGKPGLFEVAHGGTIFLDELAEMDYVNQGRLLRVLQEKSVVRLGSYKVTPVDVRIIAATNKDLENLVTEHKFRDDLYYRLNVLRLDLPPLRERKQDIRLYAEAFLEEFAVHTGKVFKLTPDALQLLTKYSWPGNIRECRNLIERITATSKNSIINRFVLSEILTQKQHVPSRTPKEKRLIGEIVEALHAAQGNYTAAAKILGINRTTLYRRIQRLGIEL
- a CDS encoding metallo-dependent hydrolase gives rise to the protein MRVDMLIKNGRVIDPSQNIDKIQNVLVLNGKIIVTPKNEAVEASQVIDAAGCIVTPGLIDFHNHIFGSGSDLCISADAALLPSGVTAAVDAGSAGSANYELFLASMLMQKIRFKSFLHVCPTGLGTTQFHEVLKPELWDKNKIFALFEKHKNFLIGLKIRTSKHIVGSLGLGPVQKTIEIANEIGCPVCVHTTDCPAPVEDLLALLRPGDIFCHVFHGTGETVLKDGKLKDAVKKARERGIIFDAANGSNHFAFATAEAALAEGFFPDIISTDLTVKTLFKPPVYSLPYILAKYLALGCSLTNVISAVTNGPARLMKMEGKIGTLARGAYADIAIFKLTEQKVTFMDTFKQTRQGHQMLLPQMTIVNGQIMFRQLNFIV
- a CDS encoding DASS family sodium-coupled anion symporter translates to MGPMSENKGKFSLEEFRKDYGLLLAIIFAAIVWFIGAPQGLSVQGHRALVLFTFMFVLYLTESVPLPIASLAVVPLAVLGGVVKTSVALEGFASTSVYLMVGAFILANAMTKSGLADRLTYVIMSFIGTSTKAISLGIVLVNIVMAFLVPSSLARTAILLPVCMGIFHIFGQQGRTNFSTSMLLILTMTNATMGAGILTATVPNPVTVDYLAKVGQTVTYGQWFMYGFPPALLMTFITWWFIRRIFPPEIKELPNGDEFIKQKLAEMGPLSSVEKKAMFVFGLVVILWATGGWTKIDPTIAALTGILLFFIPKFGFMTWPDVNKHMSWQLIFVAGGGISLGNILMKTGAAKWFANTIFSMLGLGGTAILFMLVVIMFIIQYMHLLFVGTTAMATSFIPIVMAMADTAGVNPLLFTLPAAMIIGGYPLLMFYNTTPNIAVYGTGLLKVEDFPKVGFVICLVAVIVYSLCAITYWRWLGMF
- a CDS encoding sugar diacid recognition domain-containing protein, whose product is MQKNTDDILTAELASNLISFLQDKIGYSVIICDNSGIIIGSDKTARIGDTHIGSVKIGAGECNEYLVTKEQAATDSSIKEGCSLPIMLNGRRLGTFGITGPLAVTVPLAKLATVIIAARVQEVFQQDKVKKTVRDVIDGIQQTAAAIEEISASARELANTTEQIAQNTMKSSQQIQDTNKIITTMRHIFSNTQLIALNARIEAAHAGEQGRGFSVVAEEIKKLSAESAAAVHEISDNLGKVQTAASATLDGISQAAAVSEEQAKATANISRTVDHIQAFAGELSEIFSGSFTVI
- a CDS encoding CoA transferase encodes the protein MSGALNGIRVLDTSTVIAGPFGAALLGDFGADVIKVEMPGKGDSGRNMGPLYEGKSLRWATFSRNKKSITLDLRKEEGKNLFLKLVEKSDIIIENFRTGTFDKWGLDYETLKKANPKIIVIRVTGYGQTGPNAHLAGFGTPATAFSGLTYMTGYPDRAPVNPPISLCDYLAGLYSAFAALVCIYNRDSNNGTGQEVDLSLYEGIFRLLEGAIANYAVAGKVTERRPSISGSASPSGTFKTQDGKWVVLVCSTDRTFEYFANGIGRKDLLQDDRFNTNGARVKNNKLVEEIVIDWFSKHDWKEIKATLDAAGAPVSLVYSMQDIFADPHYAAREDIIEVKHPDFGTIKVPGVVPKLSATPGEIKWIGPKLGAHNDDVYENLLGLSEKDLAELKGKGII